CGGACATCCGGATGCTAGCCCTTTCATCTCGATATACATAACTTTTATTATTTATCTAGTCATATCCTATATCTACGTACatacagtggcggagccaggatttataCTCAGGGGGGGCCGGCCGTCAGGAATTATACTTAGGGGAGCCGGCTCGATCTTTTTCattgcgataattttattatatagttgtgttttgtataattatattatctagaagatattaataggtatatatgacaagaattttatataatctttctcttaatataaataaaaaatattaagtcatACTACTATTTTTTGTTGTTGTGAAACATTGGGCCCCCCTTGGCTCCGCCAGTGCGTACATAACAATTACGTGTTTACAAAATCCAAAACGACCgataatttgagatagagggtgGTATTTGGTATTGAAAAATTCGTGCATGTCTCTGTATCTCTCACAGATCGCCAACACACCATGTGCATATAATTTGAACACGGAAAAGTAAAATCGTAGAACCGAACCACATGCATCATATCAGTTCGGCGCAAAATCCGTAGCTCCCATTTGCTCATCTTACCTCACAAGTCACAATTGCCAAACACACACACATGAAAAAAGCAAAAACTAATAATAAGCTGGTATAGCAGGACAGGACGACACAGAGCCTAATCTCTCTGATTAGGTTCGTTTTCATTCAGTGATGATTTCTACACTCACCTCATCAAAAACGACTTCCGCGACGACGCGTGTGGGGTCCACCAGGCCCAGCATCGTGTGGGCCAACGCCTGTGCGCCTCTGCTACCCGCCGCTGGAGTGAGCGAAGGGAACATCTTTTCTCTCTGCTGCATGTGCGTGTGGCTGGGGTCAACGCACGGACACGTTAGAGTCGTTGCGCGTGCGCGAGCAGTGCATGCGGCGGCGCGACTCCGGCAGCCGGTGCCCGCCCGAGTCGCCGGCGGTGGTGTTAGGTCACTGGTGCCACTCCGGTCTCTGTGCGTGTGTCTGCAGCTGAGCCTGACGCTGACGCTGAAGATTACTGTACGTACTAGGAGTCTTCTTCTTGATTGCAATGATGAGACGAGCCCATGTTGTACACTACAAGTCAGAACTGGCATTGTCAGATGGCCAAGTGCACCAGAAATCCACAACATAAAACATTgctggggccttgtttagatcatctccaaatttcaagtttttttactctctcttcatcacatcaatttttaaacacatgcatgaagcattaaatgtagataaaaaaaataactaattgcacagtttggttgtaaatcacgagacgaatcttttgagcctagttagtccataatcgaacaaagtttatcaaatacaaacgaaacgtgctacagtgtccagattgcaaaaatttgcaatctaaaccaggctaGAGCTCCCACCAGCTGACGTCAATTTTACGGGTCTGTTTACCCAAAATTTCCAGGATGTCCTGACTAGTTCGAGAATGAAACACAGTGGCTGACGTAAAATTTCAAACTAGAGTATGCGAAGTCAGTGCTCCAACGCTTAATTCCGAATAATTCAAGGGTAGTACTAGCGTCCGTACGTCCAGACGGACGCCCACGTCCAGACGCTCGCGCCAGGACCGCCCACACCACTTCTCGTGCCCATAGCCATGCAACGCTCCGCTttcctagggatgaaaacagatcggatacggacggatatcactgatattacatttgttttcatatttctgtccggattcggattcgaatacggatagtgtcaaccatgccggataggatacgattggatattgacatcataaatatgtgatttgagtattcggatacggatacggtatcggatattgaatatccggactcggatacgaacggatttaaacccctctaaacggattcggtctcaaatacggtcggaaaatatccataccattttTATCCCTACGCTTCCCACACGCATGCACGACACCCGAGTAGCTGCCGCAGGCGACTGTGGCAGGTGAGTCACATTGCAATTTGTACAACACCGATCTATTTTTAAAATATCCTGATGAAACTTTTCCAACATGCGTCTGAagaaagatgaaacacttgaaatatgtaTATGAAACACTAGCGAAAACACCAAATAACACTTGAAAagctattgcaaaacatatgcaacatcctgacaaaaacacttgcaaacatatatctgaaacatacacaacatccaaataaaaacgttgcaacatacgtcagaaaaaaacagataaaacatttgaaacaaacgcttgcaacatacatgtatagccattgcaacatatgcaatatactgatctaattttgcaacatctatacgaaacaattgcaacatacctcagAAATATCtgcaacaattgaaacatacatttgaaacatagGGGGGAGAGAACGAGGCTGATCGATTTCGGCCGTCAGGTTGGGAGCCGGCGGCGTGcaagcaccaccagcaccggaCACGCTCGTGGTTGCCCCTTGGCTCGGGTGGAGATGACCTGAAGCGCCTCGACACCTGCGCCCAGCCACCATTGGCAGGGGCGGCCGCCGCAGCCCGCGACAGCAACACATCCTAACAATGGTGGGTTGGAGAAGAGGTCGGGAAGGCACTGCACGAACTGAGGGAGGAGACGGCATGGTCGGCTTGGGTGGAGGAAGGAAGCAACGGTGGCGGCGCGGGGCTCTGCTACTGCCAGTGAACACGAGAGAGACCTAGACCTAGTGATAGGGGAGGACGAGACGAAGCGAAGAGATAGAGAGACGGGCAAGTGTGGAAGCCGTGTCCGAACCAACACGAGCGGATGGACGCCTGCGTCCGAGTATTTCCGATAATTTAATGCACAACATATCAGCAAACAAGTATAAATCTGTCGAGTAATTTGATAAACACCTATAAATTTGGCGAATTTTACAAAGTTAAGATTGATTGATTGACTCATCAAAATACGAGATAGAGATTTATTTTGGATGGAAAGAGTGCAACTCAATAATTATTTCAACAAATAGAATACGCATTGTGGCATGAATCATGATAGAGTATATATGATCCGAATTCTAACGTGAGTCTTGTGGGACATGCCTCGAAGGCCCGCGGTTCGGGTTACATGAACAGCAGATTTGTTTCTATATTTGCTAACAGATCAAACACGTGGGAATCCTTAATTCTACATGCTAGGTATAATGTCAATCACTAATTGATCTaaactttgcatatgcatttgaCACCTGTAATCTATACATAGATAATCATAAACTTTTGAAAACAGATTCCAATCTACGATCAGTAGTTCAAATGGTTATTGTGCTCTCATTTTTTACCCCATAGCACGGTGCGTGATGTGACTTTTCGAGCTTCCTATCAAGGATAAAGCTCACAGATAGAAAGTTGATAGATTGGCAAAGCACTAGCTAGAAGCTGGACAACCAAGTGCTTTGCTCTATATCAATCCTTTATTATTACCAGTGGCAGTGGGAACTCTTGGACACTTGGACCAGACCCATAGAAACTGGTGACGCAACCCCAGTTGAAAAACTTGGAGGTTTGGGGCTTGGAGGGGTGATTTGATCTCTCAAAAGGGTGCCACTTTTTGAATGGTCAAAAAGTTTGCTTCCCAAACTTTGATGCTGCCAGCGCGTGCAGTTCACATGCATGTTGGAGGTCGTCTTGCTCCATCAGCGCAGTTGGCCACTTGCAACTATTCCTGCCACTGATATAGCCAATAACCCACATGTCGATTTTGAATACTGGTGGCCATCTCTCTGATCGCGTATTCGCACCAACAAAGACGGTAAGATTGGGATCATGGATTACCCCTAGATAATGGTCATCTCACGTATATATCACACATCAGTTATTGCATATACAAGGGACGTCAATCTTTTGTCTTCACCTGCCTATATACTTATTGCAGAACTTATGTTAAGTTGCAATCTCGTTGGTGTACTTCTGTGTTGGCCTGGTGTGTTGGTAGAAGCTGGTTGTAGTAGCAAGTTGCTGGAGGTAGTTTCTCAGGTTGTTGCTTTCTTTTAGGTGCGACTGAGAAGTAGTGTTTGACCATATGCCTTTACCTTGCTGTCTATTCTAAAACCCTCTTAAACTCTTGTACTAGGTAGCGTgcacgtgcgttgctacgggacaactaaatttttgtactaaaaacacatggatcgtacgataagataacaatactataaaattaaatacGCATGTTAATTCAAAAAgtaaagttcatgaaattaacagtCATGCACAGCACGGCATTGTCATTGGTACGCTTAAGATAGTCTTGTGGCTCTACACGAGTTGAAATTATCCTAGAATTCCGGTCATAAGCCAACAACTGGATTACAAAGTCCATTCGTAGCCCCTGTGCAAAGTCAGATATAGTATTATAGATTGATGACCAACATATTAGGTTTCGGACTAAACTGTGGTAGACAGAAACATGCAAGACTGAGAGGAatatcttcaaataaaaaaatgcaaAATTGATTTTGTCGGATAGTGGACAGTGTTAGACAAAGGCCTAAAACTAAAGTTACTCTGAAACACAAGACTAAACTGATCCTATATAGTTACAAGAATCAGTAATTACAACTATCAGCATGACAGGTCCAGGTTCTCAACCTGTTGTTGGATTTTATTCAGATAAACAACCAGTATGCACCTAACCCTGTTTTTTTAATTAATGGTGTAGTTAAACCAGCTAGATAAATCAGCTGCAAGATGAACTGAAAGAGTTGAATCTTGAAACTGAAAAATTCAATCACAGGGCAAAGATCATGTCAAAAGCTTCAGAAAAAATCCAATAAAATTAAGTTGAGGCGATTACTGGGATATGTGTTCTTGACTTCTTGTGTGATATTACATGGCACGAAAAGTCTGCTTCTCTTGCcgggcttgtctttcttcttaacTAATGATAGTTTGGTTACTTCCTACCTACAGGCAGATTTATTAGGCATCCCTGTTATTAGACCAGCTGACATAGAGACCATCAGACCACACCCATATGAGCTTCATGCCAATTCACGACCAACGCATGACTTCTATTCTATCTTATCAAATCCATTTTTTTGCCGTACATAATAAATATAAAATACTTATTTGCATCTGAGTTCCTAAGCGCTGGAGGAGGCAGCGATGATGGAAAATCATATGCATGCAGTCCAATTCACTATATGACAACTCAAGATGAATGATACGCATAACCTGGTTGATGGATTGTGTCCTATAATCAATTGTTGTATATATTACCACAAACACACGTGCTACATGTAATGGTTCATGGATCTGGGTCACTATTACTCTCGCCTGCAGCACACATCAGTCATTTGTAGGTACATTTATTAGTAATTACAGGCATAAAATCAGTCAGAAGATGGTATATGATGACACCTATTTTGAATGGTAGGAACATAATTTTGAAATTCTTATTAATAAATGCATAATAGTGAATAGGGTGTGCTAACCTCATTACGTGCCTCAATACCTTCAGGATTATCATCACGGGAAAAAACTGTAGACTGAACCAAATAAAATGTGAAATTGTTACATCGCTCTAAAACAGGATATTAGTTTAAGTGGCATAAGCTTAGATAATGGTATTGAAAAATCTAACAAGATGTTCAAGTACATTGTTGAGCAGAGATGACATTGACACTGGCATCCCTGGGAACTGAAATCTCCTTCTTGGAGCCAGCATTGCCTTTGGCCCGTGCCATGTCGGCCCGGCACATATGCATTGTCTACATGATCATGCAGATCAAGATACAGTGATGCACAAGCGTGCCAATATACTAATCGTAATAGAAAAGATATCTCCTTCTAATCAATGGGTTATCATCATGCGGAGTTTCTGAATTTGGCCATACATGGGATCGCTGTTGTCATTTCCCTCGATCACAAAGACCATTTCGTTTTTTTCAGTCACTCCTGCACTGTTGCATTCTGTTATTCAACGCCTTGAGTTCAGTCGTATGAGTGTTTCCATTCTATGAAAAAGAGGAGGATGTTGAGTGTGTTACCTTTTGGTATGCGCACTGGACGACATAATCCCAGATTGTCCTAATCCTTCTTTCATTTGGTTCTCCATCCAACAACGCCAAAACTTCAATTGTCATTCAATTCCCCCACGGTTTGACCATACACCCAATTTAGAAAATACATCTAAGACTGAGAAAAAATACTGATGAAATGCTAAAAGCACAGAACTTGACAGAGGCGGAGGGCAGGAAGGCAAGAGAACTCACTGAATTCATCTCCCAGGAGGTAATTGAAGGTGTTGAAGGTGTGACCGTCGGTGGCCACCGCCGAGGGAGTGTCGCCGCCACCAGGGAAGCGTAGCTGCCCGCACCGCTCTACCCTAAGCGCCGCCGCCACCCAAACGCCTGCCTCTGAGACATCAGTGCCGCATCCGCGCACCGCAACCACAAGCCATTCTCGTCATCACACCCAGGCCCGCCGTGCCGCACACACCCAAACGACCTCGACCCTAACCACCGTCGGGAGCCCAAGATGCCCAAGTTTCTGGTGTTTGCATGGGCATGCAACGATGGTCGGGTGGACGACCGTGGAGGACGCACACACCATGGCTCTAGTAAGGAATGGGGAAGCGGCAGCATGGTTTTAGGCAATCCTGGGACGCGAAAATTGCGCAATGTCTGGAGCGGCCTTGATCGCGCTGGCTTTGACTTCCTTTGTGTGGAGGGGGCAGACAGGGTTCGCATGGTTTGCAAGGGAGGCGCACGCGGGATTGCCGGAGGGTGACAGGGCAAGCGGGGTGAAGCCAATCCTTTTCGCACAGGAAGGCAGAGCGTGGAGGCCGTGAGTTTCCTTTTGCACGGGCGGGCATACCATCGAGGTGGAAAAAAATCGCACGGGGAGGCAGGATGATGGACCCACgttggaatgtcgcaccaaaaaatatccacgctttgttctttttagttgtaggagattttcTGTTCATGCAATGGGAATGAGGATCTCCTTGTGTTGAAAAAACATTAATCACTAATTAGTAAAATCATTTTTTGGTGTTACAAGATCCACGGATCTGCCTCCATGCTCAAGTCTGAGATCCACCGCCACTTACTTGGCCCACACTTGACATGAGCCACCACCGTCATCTGACCCTAGCCTGCGGCATCTCCACCTTTGTGTGCCGCACTCAGCTAGAAGGCCACACTCATGGCATTCACTCATCGTGGGGGAGGTCTTGTTCGTACCGCCACCAAGATAGGGAGAGGAAACATCATGGACAACACCAAGAGCATCGGGGTGGGCGAAAGTGATGAGGTAGGGGTTAGAAGTGAGCGCAATAGAAGTGACTAGGGTTTCTCTCACCCTTTGTTACATACTTTCAATTAATGGAGGAGGCTTATTAAGAGACCTGCCTCTAAAAATGGCCCATATTTTCAGAGGTCGATCACTTAACAACCCACCTCTATTAATTTATTTTCATAGACGATACTCAATTAATGGCGGGTCCTTAGTGGCTCTATAAGTTGAAGAGGGGAGAGGAAAGGCCAAGGGCCTAGCCGCCTAGGTGTGGTCTCGACCAAGTAGGAAAGATTGACCATGATGGTCACTACCGGCCATATCCTTGGCGAAAGGGGAAAACCATGGCAGCGGAGGTTTGGCTCAAGGTAGGAGAAGTGGCACGAGTAGCAGAAAAGTGGAGCTGATCTATTATTGAGAGCAAGTGTGTGGGTGCGGCACTACACTCCTGGGTACGTGCCAAGCTAGGCGAGCTGATTGGGCTAGGAAACATCAGAGTAGAGGAACAAAGCACACACGTGGGGCGAGGTGGTGGATCGGATGTCGAGTGTGCCGCGAATGTGTTGGGAAAGGAGGTTGGGGCTAAGCGCAGGAGGGGaaaatggaagagaagaagagcaaGGGGGCTAGGCTGGGCTAAGAGCTTGTTCGCttggtcataaacgatcgtaaatttccagccagaacagtatttttctctcacaccaaaccacctagcagtaataatccacgatcgtatacgatcgtttcaggcccagccgaacaggctgtaacTTACTAGCCGGTACAGAAAGCATATAACAAACAAAAGAACTAAAAATGAAAAGGTAAATTTCTACCACTAATAATGTATCGCTTGTAAATTTTCCTAAAGTCACCCCATAAACTGTCCATCACATTCATAATCTTTCCTATGTGCACCCCAAAAATTACATCCAACAGCGGCTAACCTTTCAAATCAAAGGACGAGATTCACTCTACCTTCTTCCTCTTAATCACTCACATCCGACGGACAAGATTGCTTGGATCAGTCCTCGTCACTCATCCGATCCCGCGCCCACCTCCGCGTGACTCTCTCCCTCCCCTACGCACGCGCTCCCAGACGCATGCGACTCCTCTCCCACACCACACCCACGACTCCTCCTCTCCAGGACACCGGCCGCTAGGGCACCAGGCGAGGGCGACGCCATGGTCGGCCACAAGGCAAGGGACCTGCTCCTGCCCTGCGCGCCTCCCTGGCCCTCCCACATCGGACGCGTGGGGCGTCACCGCTGCCGGGCAAGGTCGCGCAGGGCCACCACCGGGCGAGGCGAGACCGCGGCGGGGCCCGCAGTGGGCAGGGCACCGCCGCCTAGTGAGGCACGAAGCCGGGCGGGGCCGCCGGCGCCAGCGTCGGTGGCGGTAGGGCGGAGTGCACGCCGGGGGTTCAGATGTGTATACGGGAGAGAGACGAATGCCGAGCCCTGGAACATGCATTCAAGGGCACCAAGGAGATGTAAGGTTTGGAACCCCTGCTGCTTTGCTTTTCCGTTCGATTGATGCAATACGTTCTCGTTCAATTGATATGATCCACATCTGAAGTATGGTTGTGGTAAAAAAAGCATTGACTTACCACTGCTTATATACACTACAGGAGAcgacttctttgccaagtgtcctagactttgccgagtgcattttatcgggcactcagcaaagaggctgtttgccgagtgccagcgagaaagcactcggcaaacaactggcactcgacaaagaggtggtttgccgagtgccgagaactcggcaaacaataacactcggcaaagaggtggtttgccgagtgtcaggataagacactcggcaaagggccgccgccgttaacggccggcaagcaccgttaatcctttgccgagtgtcatctcgtgacactcggcaaagaggctcctttgccgagtgtcatttttttgacactcggcaaaccatatttttttttacttttgacctccaaactttttctacagtcctcatacaatacctggtactccatgtaccaatgtggcacatttcttggactttttctatatttctttaatttatttcatttaattgaattttcttggataattcaaattataacggctagtcattcgaataatgaaaaaaatgaatggaaaaatgatattcatgttatttagtataatgtgaggccgtatccaggaacaaaccaccaatttcgaacatcttgttcacgaaacatgaccacgaacttgcggtcgagttgtttttaaattctataaaaagcaaacgaagtccgaaaatcatgaaacttgtcaagatgtcatgatatcatatgtggaggctgtgataaaaaaattgaggaggttttgcgtaagtttgtcacgtacgatgcttaccacctcgtcgccctcttcacgaaatcatgaaacttcttcggagattcttcggtttgcaagcatcatacgtgacaacttgcgcgaaacctttgTAGTTTtctatcacagcctccacatatgatatcatgacatcttgacaagtttcatgatttttggacttcgtttgctttttatagaatttaaaaacaactcgaccgcaagttcgtggtcatgtttcgtgaacaagatgttcgaaattggtggtctgttccgggatacggcctcacattatactaaataacatgaatattatttttctattcattttttttcattattcgaatgactagcagttataatttgaattatccaagaaaattcaattaaatgaaataaattaaagaaatatagaaaaagtccgagaaatgtgccacattggaacatggagtaccaggtattgtatgaggactacagaaaaagtttgaaggtcaaaaatgaaaaaaatatagtttgtcgagtgtcaaaaaatgacactcggcaaaggagcctctttgccgagtgtcaggataagacactcggcaaagattttttaaaaaatttaattttttttaaaaaaacccctctttgccttgtgccaggccaggtggcactcagcaaataattaaaaataaataaaaaacctttgccgagtgccagatcgggggcactcggcaaggaattaaaaaaaattaaaaaaaaacctttgccgagtgccagatcgggggcactcggcaaagggggaatTTAACCCCGTCGGctgggccggcccacacacaccgcacacacgcacgcgccAGTGCCACCCCTGCATGCGCGCTCGCGCCAGCgccgccccccgcgccgcgccgccggaggaggaggagaaacagaggaagaggaggagaggaggaagaaggacgaAAAGAAGGAGGCCGCTGAAGCAACTACGCCTTCGCATTCGACCATCTCGGTCGCCATTCTGTAGTGGTGAGCCCCTATGCCGTCTCCgcctgatggatgtggatgcatgaatagattaagatgtcctgGTTAGGGTGCCTTcgtgtgcatgtcggccatcgtgccgttcatatatatgtgcatgtcggccattgtgtcgttggttttcttgcaggttttggaaacctcaccgtgcaggggaggtgctgccgaaattttgtattgacagttttatgtttttttttgcagagaagagctcGTCGGAGCGGAGCCAGAGTActtcggcgaccccgatcgtcttcctcGCCGTTGCGGGTTTGCCTACACCGCGTCGCCtagccactgcaccgacccgccacggccccgctagcctgactccaccgacaccctaggtataacccctctttccgtatcatggtcgtagatcacgtaacccagttaggcgtaaattttcagccagaacagtatttttctctcacaccaaagcagccagcagtaataatccacgatcgtatacgatcgtttcagccccagccgaacagacTGTTGGTTGGCGGGCCTCCACCCCTGCGCGCCACGCTCGGCTAGCAGGCTGCACTCGTGGGGTTCACTCGTCAATGGGAGGTCTTGTTCATGCCGGCATCAAGATAGGGAGAGGAAACGTCGTTGGACAGTGGTAAGTGGTAGAGACAGGAAGGAAATATCAGAGTTAGGTGGGCAGCACCTAGAGCATCGGGGTGGGGGCGAAAGTGATGAGGCAGTGGGTTAGAAGTGTGCGCGATAGCGAGACGAAGGGATAGAAGTGGCTATAGTTTCTTTCACCATCTGTTATGTGCCCTCTGGCTGATAGCAGGCCAAGACAGGCTACCCCTCAATTAATGGAGGTGGTTTATTAAGCCTCTAAAAATGGCATATATTTTGAGAGCTAGACCATAAGATCCCGTCCTTTATTAAAATTTATTTTCGTAGACGATACTTTATTGTGTGTATTCTTAAATGGACCAACCGTCTCTAAATTTGCCGAGTACTTTTAGAGACAGTGCCACTTTTAACCGCCTttgtaaatcaaaagtacaatcGTTTCTCCTCTAATCGTTTCTGTAGCAGAGACACCGAGAAGGAGAGGCAAGTGCAACATCATGCTGGCTATGCAATAATGGTCGGGAGTCTTATTCTATGCCCATTAACTGCACATCTTGTAAGTTTAATCATGTCGTTTTCTTTACATGTGTAAAGGTTAATaaagatgatgaaaatgatgCAATTTAAACAATTGACCCTTTACGCTTTTGCAGTTTAATTACACCAAGCAAGGCATATATATAGTGCCGATACTCATTGTTTTCCAGGATAATTCTCGCATGAATCGATAACGTGGTGGTGGACGTCGTTAACCACGTGGCTATCAATTTCGACCATCCTTTGGATTTCGAATAAAACGATCACTGGCGAATATTATGGTCCTGATGGGGATAGCTtcgtttttcttttctctttgtgCATTTTTTTTGGGACCAAAGCATGTGTGGTTTAGGTACGTTGGAGCATATAATGCCTAGCTGGTCTCTTTGTAGGCCTTGTTTAGCATGTACATTAAGTTAGGCTCGTCCAGATTTTGCCGTTTTTCAACATCTCCATGA
The sequence above is drawn from the Miscanthus floridulus cultivar M001 chromosome 15, ASM1932011v1, whole genome shotgun sequence genome and encodes:
- the LOC136506441 gene encoding uncharacterized protein; protein product: MNSFWRCWMENQMKEGLGQSGIMSSSAHTKSAGVTEKNEMVFVIEGNDNSDPIQCICAGPTWHGPKAMLAPRRRFQFPGMPVSMSSLLNNSTVFSRDDNPEGIEARNEVGSNQTIIS